A single region of the Triticum dicoccoides isolate Atlit2015 ecotype Zavitan chromosome 2B, WEW_v2.0, whole genome shotgun sequence genome encodes:
- the LOC119368306 gene encoding uncharacterized protein LOC119368306: MGRRTGASLLRALLFASLFAGFAAHLAAGEKDCYDEKDMIMSICIESIKKQGFYTPPSPDCSKEVKKVDMPCICRVLTASDERTVSPVKLVHLAHDCKIKLPVGSKCGTYTIGGRVPPPSAHA; encoded by the exons ATGGGCCGCCGCACCGGAGCCAGCCTACTCCGTGCCCTGCTGTTTGCGTCGCTCTTCGCGGGGTTCGCGGCGCATCTCGCCGCGGGGGAGAAGGACTGCTACGACGAGAAGGACATGATCATGAGCATCTGCATAGAGAGCATCAAGAAGCAGGGCTTCTACACGCCCCCAAGCCCGGACTGCAGCAAAGAGGTGAAGAAGGTCGACATGCCCTGCATCTGCCGCGTCCTCACCGCCTCCGACGAGCGGACCGTCAGCCCCGTGAAGCTCGTCCACCTCGCCCACGACTGCAAAATCAAACTCCCCGTCGGGAGCAAATGCGGAA CTTACACCATCGGGGGGCGGGTGCCACCACCATCCGCGCATGCGTGA